One genomic window of Thermodesulfovibrionales bacterium includes the following:
- a CDS encoding response regulator gives MMSSLKKVLIVDDSKLIHQMYRLILMRFKDLRLVDAMNGLEGLEILSKENDFDLILLDINMPIMNGIQFLEKLNGSSVLRNVPIIVISTEGKEEDTIRAMKLGAWGYVVKPFRSEDLFGLIEKVLAKKSPLLTAIR, from the coding sequence ATGATGTCTTCCTTGAAGAAGGTCTTGATTGTGGACGATTCCAAGCTGATACATCAGATGTACCGACTGATACTGATGAGATTCAAGGATCTCAGGCTCGTGGATGCGATGAACGGACTCGAGGGTCTCGAGATCCTCTCGAAGGAGAACGATTTTGATCTCATCCTCCTTGATATCAATATGCCGATCATGAACGGCATCCAGTTCCTCGAAAAGCTGAATGGAAGCAGCGTACTGCGTAATGTACCCATAATCGTCATCAGTACCGAGGGAAAGGAAGAAGACACGATAAGGGCGATGAAGCTTGGTGCATGGGGTTATGTCGTGAAACCCTTCAGGTCCGAGGACCTCTTTGGTCTCATAGAAAAAGTACTCGCGAAAAAGTCTCCCCTGCTGACAGCAATAAGATGA